In the Salvia miltiorrhiza cultivar Shanhuang (shh) chromosome 8, IMPLAD_Smil_shh, whole genome shotgun sequence genome, ACTTATATGCTTTTATGGCTGTGCAGTATGGAGATTTTATGAAATGGCTGTCATAGGTGAATAGTTGGAGAGAAATTATCCAAATCAACAAATTGAGGATACAATTTACGttgtaaaattgaaaattgaggATTGAAATCCCCCATTTATTGAGATACATTCGCAATTTTCCTGCAAGCTTGCGAGATTCCCCcaaaattataattccaatCAAGCAAACAAGTCAGGAATTTGTGGCCCAAACGTTGAGGCAAAGATTGGACTAAAtgtttaatttgaatttttcctCTTAAAACTGATTCACCTTACCCAACTTTTAGTAATCTTAGTTTGATCTCTTCAAGTTGATGTTGTGATTCATAAATTTGGGCCAAAATCACGTATTGATGCACAATTTGTCAACTGATACAGTTAGTATTAAATGATATCACAAACTAAGAACATCAGCCATACAATTTGATTGTAATCTTCGTCTTTACACAGGTCAATGCTCAGGTTTCATTCCTCAAATCCCCCACTACCCAAAActaaaagcaaaacaaaaaaaacaaaaaacaacttATTCAAAATTCCAAATATATTAACGTGACTAATAAGCATAATCTTATGAATGGTGTAGGGCTTCACCCAATCAAAAATACGCAGGCAGGTCTTTCCCGATTGGGCCATTCacaaaaataatagtatttcattttttttccccttgaggaacaatatttcatttatttatataaagcAAACGattgaaaattatttcataACCCGGTCCCACTCTTGCCAAATTCACACACGCAAAATCCATCTTAATGTGATTTTCAATGTGAAGTACTtgttaaaaaggaaaaaggttGAACATCTAAAACTAAAATACTCAAGTGTCTTTGCTTCACTTGTTTAAACATAGTTCATTTCCCAGAAGGAATAAATGAGTGTAAGAAATCAAGTTGAAGAATATTACCTGAGAACATGTTTGCAAATGAAAGATGAAGAATATATTATCAGTAAGAAATGAAGTCTTGCGTTCCAGAGtttttcaaataataaattgGCACAATGTACAACAAAATATGAGATGTGAAGAGCTAGGGCTTCATTAAAATTTCATTTACATACTTGAGAACTCCTTGTATATTAACTGTCCACGCTACAGAGACGGGGGAGAACTCCGTCCACGGGTTGCTTGAATTCCAACTGCATTAATTATTCCACACAATCAGATCACCTCACAAAGAGCGCGTTTTAGCAACAAaagaaaggagagagagagacgacgTACTTCTTTAGTCCTTGATCCATTATGGTATGGCCAACACAGATGCCCTGTTGTCTCAACTCTTACAACTCCCTTCTTGAATGTAAAGAGATCAGGTCTCACTAGTGCAACAAAACTAACAGGATCGTGCAGGAAAATTCCTGTATATCACTAATGTCAGaattaaattcaataataaatccTCATATGTTTAACATAACACGAGGATTACCGTAAACTCCATCAGATTTGACATGCCAGTCGCGGGTAGAATTTGCACATATCACATAGAAGCTGTGCGTGCCTTCCACTCGACTTCCTTAGCTCTTCAAGGTGCATGTCTGAAGACGAGATGTTCAAATGGGATATTACTTGTATGGAATAATGAAACGATGAGAAACTAGAAAGTTAGTCGATTTATTAGAGGTATTTCAACCTGTCAGTTTGACTTGCGTTGTGATGTTTATGCCAACGACATCAATATTGGCCCCAGAAGTGAATACAACATCTGCTGCTTCTGGATCTCCATAAATCTGCGATCACATAAGagcgaattaaataaatttcacaaaatTTAGATATGACATAACAATTGTAAGGAAAAAAGAGCCAACTATACATCAAAATAATAAGATTTCCACGTTAGCCCATcattaacaattaatagaacAATAAAATGGGCAGACTACATACATTTGCCTCAGCAGCGGATTAACATTTCCTAATGCAAAGAAAGCTCCACCAAGTATCACCAGTCTCTTTATTTTGCTAGCAAATGACGAGTCCCTTTTTATAGCctaaataaaggaaaaaagtaCACTTACTTACTGAGTCGATCAGAACATTCGTGAATCAATGACAAATAGGTCACTTACTAGAGCAATATTTGTTAGAGGTCCCAATGCAAGTATAGAGACTTCACCAGGATCTTCAGAAACCTTATCGACCAAAAATTCAGGTGCAGATTTGTCACATTTCCCAGATTTGGGAGGATCGAGAGAAATGTTCCCCAATCCATCTGAACCATGGACAAAGTCAGCAATACGTGGTTTTCCTCTCTGTATCAGATTTCAATAAGGTCAGGCAGTAGAGCGTATAATAACATATAATATCAACAATAACATCAAACCATACTTTGCTCTCATAGTCTCATTAGCATTGCACAGTATGAAAATCACAGATATTGAGCATATTTATGTAACAGAAGAGATAGCTGTATAATGGAGGCTGACATTTCACTTTGTTCCAAGAGAGTGTCTCAAGAAAACAGACGAGTACTAGAATACACTAATACTTGGTTTACAAAAGAGTCGCCTTCCGTTTGAGTTTTCTTTTTGCATAAGGCATCAAACACAGCTCATCCTTTTGGGTTTTGACTTTTTGGCTGTTATAATTACCATACGCATACTCAAATTTAGCTTAGACCAAAAATAAGAGACTCCTTGTCAAGTAGGTGAAACTAAAACATCGAAAGATGTATGCGTGACGAATGGAAAGTCCCAAAACCTAAGTCCCAGTAGTAGCGCATGCAAAACAGCCATGACTTGTTATAAACAAAAGAAACCTCATATATTGTGAATTTGATCTTAAGATAACAATCATTAAAAAATGAAACCATTAATTTTACCTTTAATGGTTCAAAACTACCTCCGCAACTGGAACATCTGGACGTCCAGCAATCTCACACTATCCTTTTGCACAACAAATAGTAATGGATCACGAACACATCCAAAACTTAAGGAGCTTAAGCATACACCCAAGCAGGATAATGAAACTGACGACATGACAGGACATACCAGAAGCAATGCATTATTTGTCGCATCCTCTGTATTGACATTGCCAAATACTGTTGTTAATCCCAATATATCCAATTCAGGTGACTGAAATGCCATTAGTATTGCCATGCTATCATCTGTATATCAATAAAACATCCTTTGTTACTAAGCTGTTACGATTTTAGTTGGCAGCCAGTCCACTAAGCACTCAAAATGAAGAACCATCTGAACTTTGGacttaaacataaaaaaaaatgtgtattCGCGATGTTTTCCCCTACTTATTTAAGAAGAGGAGCTTGAGTTTCAGAAATTAAAACAAAGGTCTGACTTCCATACATACTTCTGAAGTTCTGCTTATACAGTTGACCAATATCTAACTGCCTGCCATGCAGGGGCATAACTATATATTTATCATTGGGCCTAAATcaactaaaaatcaatatcttaACAGAAAATTATGTACAGGGTAAAGGGTTTTAACCCTACTCAAGCTTCCCAGGCAGATAATAGGTGATTGGGCTGAAAAGCAGAATTCTGAAGAGATTgccttttaatttcattttactTAAAATAAAGATATATAATTGGGGGTAACATCTGAAAATTAGATCAGCAGAAAAAAAATCTGCATAAAGACCTTGAATTTAGGATGTTTTACACTCAGTTTCAGCAGGTAGACATCTACTTCCACTAGATAGATTTGATCTACCCTACATCCACATGGAGTTCTATCCCTCAATACCAAAAAGCTCATTGTCAAGTCTTTTTTACAAAGGCGAAAAGGATCCCCcacccccccctctctctctctctctctctctctctctctctctctctctcacacacacacacacacacacacacaaattctATTGAATTAATTCTATCAATGCAATCAAAAAGCCTACATTCTATAACTTTCATCCACCATCTGATTGTTTAAACCTCAAAAACCTGAGCTCGGAATACCCAAAAGCAAAATCCCAAAAAGGGGCATATAGTATCAATCTTGCAAAGCctcaaaattcataatttacaaGTTAGCAAGATGCGACATTTGGAACAGCTAGGCATCAATAGAAATCATCCATTATTAGAATCATaagcaaaaacaaaaactaaaacgaaaaaacaaaaaacaaaaaacaaaacagtAGTGGGTTCAGATTCTAACCAATGCCGGGATCGGTGTCAATAATAACCTTCTCACGTTTCTTCGAACAACAATTTCCCGAAACCACGACGCCATCAATCCCGTCGCTCGACATCTCGACTCAAAACTATCACAATCAAAAGCAGATAGGGTCCCAGAAAtctcaaattcaaattgaatctGTGAATAAATCTTGCTTAATCACAGATATATATAAGCGCACAGAGTTGGAGCATCTCCtaatttaaaaatgaaagataaatGCGGAGTTGCACAGTCAGCTGTGATTCTGAGACTGTCCCCTTTCCGTTTATTAAATCGAAGGAATATGCAAAAAAATGGCAATTAAAATGGAATCATTATTCGTAACGCCTCTTCCTTCCAACTCCAATCCGATCGTGCTTTGCTTTGTGATGCATAATGCATTATACAAAGACAAAGACtcctttttctttattattatactatttttttctttaccTCTATGCTCCTGGACAGGTGGCTTTTCTGGATATTCAATATCTATTCTCTTGTTACCCTAAAACGAGAGTACTCGTTGTGGCCTTGAAATTTATGTTCATTCTGCCGAATAATTCCGCCCCCATCCCTCCTTGTTTCTTCAATGCATGCAATTTTATATTTTCCACTgaagaaattaattttattaagggtgcgtttagtaaaaattttattaaaagacgatGGAcgtgaaaagatgagaaaatattttcacactccTACTTAGGGATAATATAATTTAATGAATGAAAATGAGCTGCTcgagaaaaaatatttcatcatgTTCGAAGAAAAATTTCCATCATAATAAACATGTTGCTGAAGATAGAAtcgtatataatatattatatctttaattattgatttattttgttggtcaagttattttgtttccttttagatgtttagggttttattataaatagaagttttatttatgttttaggatagtcgaattgagagttaaaatgtagagggtgTGATTGTTCCCTTCTCGCGGTGTTCTTCCGTTATTCATAAATGAATCAACgaattaacccttattgtaTATATATCGGTATACAGTAGTTATCAACgaagttcgtatatttatcagtatcaaatatatttcacgcttctACTTGCATCACATGTGAAAAtagtaaaaatgaatgaaatatatatatttttttctctctttttccatcaaagtaaacacacctaCCCTAAGGGTTATTCTGGTTATGTTTAAGTGAAATTCAGAAATTatgagtagggatgtcaattagGCCAACTCACTATATTTCGGGTCAATCCACTCAATGTTCGGATTATTTTTAGTTCGAGGTAATCGTTTTCTTATTTTCAAgctaaatattttgattttaatccTAACCGGTTTCGGGTTAGTTTATTGGATCCACAAATTTACGATTTTTAAAGGTTATTGTTGGAAAACACCTATAATTTGCTAGTTTTCTAGTtcataacatgaccttataatttgatcagaaaatgcaacaattttaatttaattgcaattataacatatCTTATAATTTGATCATAAAATACAccaaatttcaattaaatcGCAATCATaacattatattataatttgaccagaaaataaatcaagtttcaattataatatttctaACTATTTATTTTTGACCTTATaattaacatgactttataCTTTGTGgtgaactttaaaataatatatttttgataGGTTTTAGATAAGTAAAACGGATAATATTGTtaagaagtaaaaaaaatatattaaaaattaaaaaaaaaattaaaacatgtCAAAAGCTATCGGCATAGATGCATGGACAACACGCGCTAATCAACACGTGCGTGTCGCACACGGACCGCAGTGATGTGCGCCAGCTTGGATGCGGGTACCACAGCGAAGCATGGGAGCTGGGTGCAAGTTCGCAATAGGTTTCTTGATTTCTTTCTAGAAATCAATTTCCTATTTTTTCAATGATGTAAAATACTCCCTCTCTCCCGTAAGAGTGTATCATATATGGGTGGCgtggattttaagaaaaaattaaatgataaagtGTTGAGTGGACATAAGTgattgtggttgaattgattgtgGAGTTATAtaaaaatgagtggttgtgtTTAAAAAGAGAAAGTGCCAAAGTGGGGCCATGTCCCAAAATAAAGTGATACACTTTATGAgacggacgaaaatgaaaaatatgataCTCTTacgggacagatggagtatggCTTTCacttccctcaaaaaaaaaaatatgacttTCACTTTTGAAACCACCATTGAAAACACCGTGAATAAGGATTTTTAAGAGCATTCACAGTGTGATGAcctgatagcttacttgatagaaGTGGGGGACCGCAATGAGTAATGAAGCCACAATGGGAtgacttgatagcttacttaatctttttagttttgatttttgtatttttcatttaaatttaattgcacaaattaaatatcacaattacttcaaattaaattacattagttttaaaatcctaaaaattacccaacaaaaaaaaattacataaatcttaaaaatttaaaaaacatatcctaaaataactattctGGCCCTataggtccgaaacgtgcccaaacatgctTGATCAAATCATTTTGGAGCTGAACATGTATCTGCCTATCTTGAAGAAGTGCATCTCTTTGCACGTATTCCTCAAAGCAAGGCGGGGTTGGTTGAGCACTCTCCACCGAGTtactgctagacgccccgtgtCGGTTGGCCTCAAAGATCACCGGCGCCGACGTTCCTTCCAACACGTCGGAGAACAGAGGCGACTGATTGAGaacattgatgtcgttgttcgaaccggCAACACCAAAGAAagcatgccaaatccacaaatcgtgggatgcaacggcctccaagatcaaggtgggctccccttgatcaccgCGTGTATATGTGCCATTCCACGCCTTTGGGAAATTCTTCCagcccaatgcatacaatcaagactcccaAGCATCCCGGAAAATCCGTGTCGTGCCTCGTGCATCTGAAGAAGGCGTTGGACGTCCGCCGCTGTAGGACGTCGAAGATACTCGGCACTGTATGCTCGGATGATAGCTCTGCAGAATTTCTTTAGGCATAGACGCCCCGTCGTGTCGGCGaccttgagatactcgtcgaAAGTAATCTGCACTGACGtcggtggctaattggcggatagtcACCGTGCATTTTTACCAAAGCGTGAGAGAGTCCCGGCCCACAGCATCATAGCTCATCCGGAAGTAACCATCTTCACCTTGCACAAcatcgacgatgcgcaagaacaactcCTTATGCATTCGAAAATGCCGTCGGAAAAATGTAAGcccgtacgtcggattgtcgttgaagtagtcttgcataagacgtaaatGGGCAGCCTCACGATCACGGTAGACGTAAGACCAGTGGTGGAATAACACGTTCCAGCTCCGGTTGGGAGAACATTTGAGCAATCAATTGCTTCTGCTTATTGATCTCATCGATGATTTCTTGCGCAACCCCGTCGGACGAAGACGACGAAGTATCATCGACCATTCGACtatttttttgaaagaaaagaatgaAAATGTAGTCCAGCCCGCGCGCCGGATTGCGGCCCTTTTTTTTGTGGATTTGCCTGCCGAATGAGGGGTTATTATATAGCAAGGCAAATGTTGACACGGCTAGAGCCTTGGAACCAAACAAAGGACAAATGGTTATATCCGTtgttttcaatttaatttattattattattattattattattattattattattattattattattattcgcGCGTGCACCACACGCACTCCGTTTCAAAGCCATCAGGTTTTACCCGAAAAATCGAGTAAGCCTCGAGTAGGAGAGACGTGCAGTGGGGTACTCGATCCCCACCTTACTCGATTAGGTGGGATCGAGTatcccactgtggatgctctaatctCCTGATTTATCGCATCAAGGATTCCACTTCCTTCTTAATTTATTCATTGTGAAAAGATTTGCCCTTCTACGATGCgcgataataattaattaaattaagttaatattaataaaaaaattaaaattaaattatatactaTAATTATATAGGttaaattaaaacatattttaaactttcaaaagtatataaattatcacAAATCTAATATAAGACATATAATCATATCACGAAAATATAAAACACATGCACcgaattagaattttttttgaatataaTGAATACAATATTACGACTGCATccaaatatttatatacattttaaaAATGAGTAGAGTGTTGGAAATTATAGTGAAAtaactaaaatatttttattcaaacactttaatgtgtgtgtatatatatgtaaagaAAAGTATGCCTTCTTATTTgagtaaagaaaaataaaataagaaatcagTTCAAATTATCATTAACGCAAGTTGGGAGAAGGAAATTTTCAAaagcaatttaataataataaccaaCCTCGATCTTGAAATGATGATaacctttttattttatatccATTTTTTCCATATTACATATCATATTAAAATCTTTGCTATTGTGTTATGCACAATTTTATCCTGTatcataaataattaagatAAAAGCATTTCGACTGCCTAAATTTCATTTGTTTCATGTTTttatatgcatatttttgtAAGTTTGTGGTAAtttgcttctctctctctccctctctttctatttcattttttttttcagtgaTGACTTGCGTATTTTATTAGAGAGATttgattaattgaaaaaaaaaattggataattgattaatgtttttgaattcacaactaaatataTGAATTCTGAGCTTAatcttcttgaattcacaactaaatttagaaatttataacttaatattctcaaattcacaactagatctatgaattcacaactaaaactagaattttcgactaaatatttttagttgtgaattcatttaaaacttgaattcacaactaatgttatttatagttgtgaattcacgcgaattcacgacCAACAAtattatagttgtgaattcaatcgaattcacgactaacattgtttatagttgtgaatttatttaaaacttgaattcacaacttaatgttcttgaattcacgatcagttcttgaattcacgactacatctgtgaattcacaactagatctatgaattcacaactaaaactagaattcacaactgaatcgttaatgttggttgtgaattcaaactttaaaattcaaattcacgacttctttgaattcacaaccaaaataaatcttggttgtgaatttgagttttaaagctcgaagtcacaactagttgttttgattgtgaattcaaattttaaaattcaaattcacgactacttgaattcacaatcaaaataaatcctggttgtgaattcaactagTTGTGAAATGCGCGAATCTTTTAAAGAgtagtatttaaatttttatatgcaagggtaaaatgataaatataaatattttttatatttttattttaataaataatttttaagtttactaaaaaaataaaaaaggctATTTTCATAATCCACTCTTAATATATTTATGCATGGATCATAATAATTCATTTgtattcctttttttctttttctacttATTCATTAGGTGGCCGTCAACTGTTAATTAGTGGAATTATCCGCGTGGCCATGCAATCAATTCCAGTCTGGAATTCAACGACCTAACTTTGTAGAAAGCTAGATTAAATTGAGTTCATTCGAAACGTGTCTTTGAAAAGTACACCAGTCACGACTCTTTAAGATTTTGCATGCTTTTGATTAACAAACAATTAGGCATGTGGTTAAAAAAGTCGATATAAATTTGCTGAGCTTAAGAAATACTACATTATTATAGACATACATGTGTTTGAAAGTTTACCCTTTCTTAGTAGCCATCAATCACTATGAATTGATGTGAAATAGTTAGTAGTATGTATTAAGGTAGCATATTTACAATTTGCTAAGAGCATCTTCAGCAGGATGCGCTAAAAAGAGGCGCTAATTAGTGTTTCGATCTTAGCGCCTTCTATTTCTAGTGCATTGATTCTATAAGAGgaattataattttcatttttatttaatcatatttttactcttctattttaaaattcaatatttcattaaaattaaaattctacattacattaattaaaataaaataaaaattacattaatttaaacaatttaaaaaattacaataattaaaaaagcCTACACTACATGAATCATCTACGCCTGAGCACCTCTTGAACCATGTTCTGGTGCCATGTCAATTGAGACTCTGATATCCCCGAAGTGTCCGTGTTGAGGATTTTGAAATCGAGTTCCTCCCTTCTCACCGCGGCTTCTCTGATTT is a window encoding:
- the LOC130996582 gene encoding LOW QUALITY PROTEIN: uridine nucleosidase 1 (The sequence of the model RefSeq protein was modified relative to this genomic sequence to represent the inferred CDS: inserted 2 bases in 2 codons; deleted 2 bases in 2 codons); translation: MSSDGIDGVVVSGNCCSKKREKVIIDTDPGIDDSMAILMAFQSPELDILGLTTVFGNVNTEDATNNALLLCEIAGRPDVPVAXGSFEPLKRGKPRIADFVHGSDGLGNISLDPPKSGKCDKSAPEFLVDKVSEDPGEVSILALGPLTNIALAIKRDSSFASKIKRLVILGGAFFALGNVNPXAEANIYGDPEAADVVFTSGANIDVVGINITTQVKLTDMHLEELRKSSGRHAQLLCDMCKFYRDWHVKSDGVYGIFLHDPVSFVALVRPDLFTFKKGVVRVETQGICVGHTIMDQGLKNWNSSNPWTEFSPVSVAWTVNIQGVLKYVNEILMKP